A single genomic interval of Coregonus clupeaformis isolate EN_2021a chromosome 36, ASM2061545v1, whole genome shotgun sequence harbors:
- the LOC121552421 gene encoding potassium voltage-gated channel subfamily S member 3-like — MGYGQVLHRCGNEEDQVYLNVGGVRHEVAEETLLRFPHTRLGRLLHCRSEDAILELCDDYSATEREYYFDRNPHIFISVINFYRTGRIHMMEEVCVFSFSQEIEYWGIQELHLGECCSNWFQERKEYIEDCDWDIQSDDVQPPSLDSSFEELSALDKDLEKFKGAWCAEVRSYVWIRLEDPGHSLSSKIIAVASLSVVLTSIVAMCVHSMPEFQIVDENERHIEDPVLAILEVVCIVCFSAEFIIRLIVAPSPRKFLSNTLNIIDVASILPFYITLAFETADEENENLENVGKVVQVLRLMRVFRILKLARHSVGLRALGATVRHSYHEVGLLLLFLSVGISIFSVLIYSAEKEEEDTELGTIPMGWWWATITMTTVGYGDTCPVTLLGKLVATLCILCGLLVVALPITIIFNKFSKYYQRNKAIEEGLCLSQQASERHDLELTNHNIRELCAQSLGVYPFMGGLAFKNSESSGGDDTDASSLQDIEEVCDTDTLDNGAAKLSLRL; from the coding sequence ATGGGATATGGGCAAGTCCTCCACCGATGCGGAAATGAGGAAGACCAGGTATACCTCAACGTGGGAGGTGTCCGGCACGAGGTGGCAGAGGAGACGCTGCTCCGCTTCCCCCACACACGCCTGGGCCGTCTGCTACACTGCCGGAGCGAGGACGCCATCCTGGAGCTCTGCGACGACTACAGTGCCACCGAGCGCGAGTACTACTTTGACCGCAACCCCCACATCTTCATCAGCGTGATCAACTTCTACCGCACGGGCCGCATCCACATGATGGAGGAGGTGTGCGTCTTCTCCTTCAGCCAGGAGATTGAGTACTGGGGCATACAGGAGCTCCACTTAGGGGAGTGCTGCAGCAACTGGTTCCAGGAGCGCAAGGAGTACATCGAGGACTGCGACTGGGACATCCAAAGCGACGACGTGCAGCCGCCCAGCTTGGACTCGTCCTTCGAGGAGCTCTCAGCCCTGGACAAGGACCTGGAGAAGTTCAAGGGGGCGTGGTGTGCCGAGGTGCGGAGCTACGTGTGGATAAGGCTGGAGGACCCCGGTCATTCACTCTCGTCCAAGATCATCGCTGTGGCCTCGCTGAGCGTGGTGCTCACCTCCATCGTGGCCATGTGCGTCCACAGCATGCCCGAGTTTCAGATCGTGGACGAGAACGAGAGGCACATCGAGGACCCCGTGCTGGCCATCCTGGAGGTGGTCTGCATCGTCTGCTTCTCGGCCGAGTTCATAATCCGATTGATCGTAGCCCCCTCCCCCAGGAAGTTCCTCAGCAACACCCTGAACATCATCGACGTGGCCTCCATCCTGCCCTTCTACATCACGCTGGCCTTTGAGACGGCGGATGAGGAGAATGAGAACCTGGAGAACGTGGGCAAGGTGGTGCAGGTCCTCCGGCTGATGCGCGTCTTCAGGATCCTTAAATTGGCGCGCCATTCGGTGGGTCTGCGTGCGCTTGGCGCCACGGTCCGCCACAGCTACCACGAGGTGGGcctgctgctcctcttcctctctgtgggCATCTCCATCTTCTCTGTGCTCATCTACTCggcagagaaagaggaggaggacacCGAGCTGGGCACCATTCCCATGGGCTGGTGGTGGGCCACCATCACCATGACCACCGTGGGCTACGGTGACACCTGCCCGGTGACGTTGCTGGGGAAGCTGGTGGCCACCCTGTGCATCCTCTGCGGCTTGCTGGTGGTCGCCTTGCCTATCACCATAATCTTCAACAAGTTTTCCAAGTACTACCAGAGGAACAAAGCCATTGAGGAGGGCCTGTGTCTGAGTCAGCAGGCGTCCGAGAGACATGACCTGGAGCTCACTAACCATAACATCAGAGAACTCTGCGCCCAGAGTCTGGGCGTGTACCCTTTCATGGGCGGCCTCGCATTCAAGAACAGTGAAAGTAGTGGTGGGGACGATACGGACGCCTCCAGCCTACAGGACATAGAGGAGGTGTGTGACACAGACACTCTGGACAATGGGGCAGCGAAATTAAGCTTGAGGCTTTAG